From Eptesicus fuscus isolate TK198812 chromosome 13, DD_ASM_mEF_20220401, whole genome shotgun sequence, the proteins below share one genomic window:
- the LOC129151272 gene encoding olfactory receptor 52A5-like, which produces MFELNGTVFMPSVLTLVGIPGLESIQSWIGIPFCAMYIIALFGNSLILAIIKSERSLHEPMYLLLAMLGVTDIALSTCILPKMLGIFWFHLPKIYFDACLLQMWLIHTLQSIESGILLAMALDRYVAICNPLRHATIFTHQLLTQIGVGVTLRGALLVTPSIILIKCRLKYYWTTVVSHSYCEHMAIVKLAAENVRINKIYGLFVAFSILGFDITFITLSYIKIFITVFSLPQKEARLKAFNTCIAHICVFLEFYLLAFFSFFTHRFGFHIPPYIHILLSNLYLLVPPLLNPIVYGVKTKQIRDRVSHIFHSKDAS; this is translated from the coding sequence ATGTTTGAGCTCAATGGCACAGTCTTCATGCCCTCGGTGCTGACACTGGTGGGGATCCCTGGCCTGGAGTCTATTCAGTCCTGGATTGGCATCCCTTTCTGTGCCATGTACATCATTGCTCTGTTTGGGAATTCTCTGATCCTGGCCATCATCAAATCTGAACGCAGCCTCCATGAGCCCATGTATCTCCTCCTGGCAATGCTTGGAGTCACAGACATTGCTCTCAGTACCTGCATCCTGCCAAAAATGCTAGGAATATTCTGGTTTCATCTGCCAAAGATATACTTTGATGCCTGTCTCTTGCAAATGTGGCTTATTCACACCTTGCAGTCCATTGAGTCAGGTATTCTGTTGGCCATGGCCCTGGACCGCTATGTGGCAATCTGTAATCCTCTGAGACATGCAACCATTTTTACCCACCAACTTCTCACTCAGATTGGGGTTGGGGTGACACTCAGAGGAGCCTTACTTGTGACTCCTAGTATCATCCTCATCAAATGCCGGTTGAAGTATTACTGGACCACTGTGGTCTCCCATTCATACTGTGAGCACATGGCCATCGTGAAATTGGCAGCAGAAAATGTTAGAATCAACAAGATTTATGGTCTGTTTGTGGCTTTCAGTATACTTGGCTTTGATATAACCTTCATCACACTAtcctacattaaaatatttataactgtCTTCAGTCTGCCTCAGAAGGAAGCCAGGCTCAAAGCCTTTAACACCTGCATTGCTCACATTTGTGTCTTCCTTGAGTTTTATCTCctggctttcttctccttttttacaCACAGATTTGGCTTCCACATTCCACCTTACATTCATATTCTTCTGTCTAACCTTTACTTGCTTGTCCCACCATTGCTCAATCCTATTGTGTATGGTGTGAAGACCAAACAGATTCGAGACCGAGTGTCCCACATTTTTCATTCTAAGGATGCCTCTtga
- the LOC103304127 gene encoding olfactory receptor 52A5-like, with translation MFELNGTVFMPSVLTLVGIPGLESIQFWIGIPFCAMYIIALFGNSLILAIIKSERSLHEPMYLLLAMLGATDIALSTCILPKMLGIFWFHLSKIYFDACLLQMWLIHTLQSIESGILLAMALDRYVAICNPLRHATIFTHQLLTQIGVGVTLRGAFLATPCLILIKCRLKYYWTTVVSHSYCEHMAIVKLAAEDIRINKIYGLFVAFSILGFDIIFITLSYIKIFITVFSLPQKEARLKAFNTCIAHICVFLEFYLLAFFSFFTHRFGFHIPPYIHILLSNLYLLVPPLLNPIVYGVKTKEIRDRVSHIFHSKDASGFLINLLSNKKSLHEKH, from the coding sequence ATGTTCGAGCTCAATGGCACAGTCTTCATGCCCTCGGTGCTGACACTGGTGGGGATCCCTGGCCTGGAGTCTATTCAGTTCTGGATTGGCATCCCTTTCTGTGCCATGTACATCATTGCTCTGTTTGGGAATTCTCTGATCCTGGCCATCATCAAATCTGAGCGCAGCCTCCATGAGCCCATGTATCTCCTCCTGGCAATGCTTGGAGCCACAGACATTGCTCTCAGTACCTGCATCCTGCCAAAAATGTTAGGGATATTCTGGTTTCATCTGTCAAAGATATACTTTGATGCCTGTCTCTTGCAAATGTGGCTTATTCACACCTTGCAGTCCATTGAGTCAGGTATTCTGCTGGCCATGGCCCTGGACCGCTATGTGGCAATCTGTAATCCTCTGAGACATGCAACCATTTTTACCCACCAACTTCTCACTCAGATTGGGGTTGGAGTGACACTCAGAGGAGCCTTTCTTGCGACTCCATGTCTCATCCTCATCAAATGCCGGTTGAAGTATTACTGGACCACTGTGGTCTCCCATTCATACTGTGAGCACATGGCCATCGTGAAATTGGCAGCAGAAGATATTAGAATCAACAAGATATATGGTCTGTTTGTGGCTTTCAGTATACTTGGCTTTGATATAATCTTCATCACACTAtcctacattaaaatatttataactgtCTTCAGTCTGCCTCAGAAGGAAGCCAGGCTCAAAGCCTTTAACACCTGTATTGCTCACATTTGTGTCTTTCTTGAGTTTTATCTCctggctttcttctccttttttacaCACAGATTTGGCTTCCACATTCCACCTTACATTCATATTCTTCTGTCTAACCTTTACTTGCTTGTCCCACCATTGCTCAATCCTATTGTGTATGGTGTGAAGACCAAAGAGATTCGAGACCGAGTGTCCCATATTTTTCATTCTAAAGATGCCTCTGGATTTCTTATTAatcttttatcaaataaaaaaagtttacatGAGAAACACTAG